A window of Xylophilus sp. GW821-FHT01B05 contains these coding sequences:
- a CDS encoding ABC transporter substrate-binding protein: MQLKKIALAAAVAAAGISALATSTLAQAQAAEQFIPLLVYRTGQFAPLGIPWADGKQDYLKLVNARDGGVNGVKLAYEECETAYDAAKGVECYERLKTKGTGASGFDPQSTGITFAVTDKAFNDKVTIETMGYGLSQSVDGTVFQWNFPLLGTYWTAADVMLQDIAKKEKGSLKGKKIALVYHDSPYGKEPIALLQKRAAAEGFEVSLFPVTPPGVEQKSTWLQIRQQKPDYVLFWSAGVMTPAGIREAQASGYPREKIYAVWWAGSDHDVKDIGAGAKGYNAVTIHNSAAKDKVHDELKKYVYDKGQGTGPASSIGTIAHTRGMMISMLQVEAIRAAQDKYGKGKTLTPEQVRWGFEHLDLNADRLKALGFGEVMRPVKTSCQDHMGDDWARIVQWDGGKWEIKSDWYQSDKTHITPLVQEYAAKYAKDKNITVRSCL; this comes from the coding sequence ATGCAACTCAAGAAGATCGCGCTCGCTGCGGCCGTCGCTGCCGCCGGGATTTCGGCGCTCGCCACCTCTACCCTGGCGCAGGCCCAGGCGGCCGAGCAGTTCATTCCGCTGCTGGTGTACCGCACCGGCCAGTTCGCGCCGCTGGGCATTCCATGGGCCGATGGCAAGCAGGATTATTTGAAGCTGGTCAATGCGCGCGACGGCGGCGTCAACGGCGTCAAGCTGGCCTACGAAGAATGCGAAACCGCCTATGACGCGGCCAAGGGCGTGGAGTGCTACGAGCGCCTGAAGACCAAAGGCACCGGTGCCTCGGGCTTTGACCCGCAATCCACCGGCATCACCTTTGCCGTGACCGACAAGGCCTTCAACGACAAGGTCACCATCGAGACCATGGGCTACGGCCTGTCGCAGTCGGTCGATGGCACGGTGTTCCAGTGGAACTTCCCGCTGCTGGGCACCTACTGGACCGCCGCCGACGTGATGCTGCAAGACATCGCCAAGAAGGAAAAGGGCAGCCTGAAGGGCAAGAAGATTGCACTGGTCTACCACGACAGCCCCTACGGCAAGGAGCCCATCGCGCTGCTGCAAAAGCGCGCTGCGGCCGAGGGCTTCGAGGTCAGCCTGTTCCCGGTCACGCCGCCCGGCGTGGAGCAAAAATCCACCTGGCTGCAGATCCGCCAGCAAAAGCCTGACTACGTGCTGTTCTGGTCGGCCGGCGTGATGACGCCCGCCGGCATCCGCGAGGCCCAGGCCAGCGGCTACCCGCGCGAAAAAATCTACGCCGTCTGGTGGGCCGGCTCCGACCACGACGTGAAGGACATCGGCGCCGGCGCCAAGGGCTACAACGCCGTCACCATCCACAACAGCGCGGCCAAGGACAAGGTCCATGACGAGCTGAAGAAGTACGTCTACGACAAGGGCCAGGGCACCGGCCCGGCCAGCAGCATTGGCACCATCGCGCACACGCGCGGCATGATGATTTCCATGCTGCAGGTGGAGGCCATTCGCGCCGCACAAGACAAATACGGCAAGGGCAAGACGCTCACGCCCGAGCAGGTGCGCTGGGGCTTCGAGCACCTGGACCTGAACGCCGACCGGCTCAAGGCCCTGGGCTTTGGCGAGGTGATGCGGCCGGTCAAGACCTCTTGCCAGGACCACATGGGCGACGACTGGGCGCGCATCGTGCAGTGGGACGGCGGCAAGTGGGAGATCAAGTCCGACTGGTACCAGTCCGACAAGACCCACATCACCCCGCTGGTGCAGGAGTACGCGGCCAAGTACGCCAAGGATAAAAACATCACGGTGCGCAGCTGCCTTTGA
- a CDS encoding AMP-binding protein: MQSTFPRLLLQHAEARPEAPALREKEYGIWQTHGWRALAALVERIAGGLHQAGLARGEHLVVIGTNRPRLYATMLAAQSLGAIPVPLYQDAVAAECVFPLVNAEVRFCVVEDQEQLDKLLEIRTECPQLQRIWYDDPRGLRHYAEPGVASVDALVEAGQAFVASQRGWFQAQVAQTQAGDVAAMFFTSGTTGKPKGVVHTHASLLDRATAGAEFDHLTEREEVLAYLPPAWIGQNIFSYAQWLSCGYVVNCPEDASTVMIDLKEIGPTYYFAPPRVFEGLLTSVMIRMEDAGAIKRRMFHHFMALARRVGPALRDGHAVGALDRLHYRLGDWMVYGPLRNTLGFSRVRVAYTAGEAIGPDLFSFYRSIGINLKQLYGSTETAVFVCLQPDDQARADTVGVPIRGVEIKVADNGEILVKSAGLLQGYYKNPQATAEVLTADGWYRTSDAGFLDASGHLKIIDRVKDVGRIAGGAFDGAMFAPKYVENKLKFFPYIKEVVAYGDGRDRVCVMLNIDFDAVGNWAERRNLPYAGYTDLAGKPEVYALMQDCVEKVNADLAADTLLAGSQVCRFLVLHKELDADDGELTRTNKVRRGFIAEKYAPLVDALYAGRTEQFIETQVKFEDGRTGSVSATLRMGDAKTFPALKDAA, encoded by the coding sequence ATGCAGAGCACCTTCCCCCGCCTGCTGCTCCAGCACGCAGAAGCGCGCCCCGAGGCGCCCGCGCTGCGCGAGAAGGAGTACGGCATCTGGCAGACGCACGGCTGGCGCGCGCTGGCAGCGCTGGTCGAGCGCATCGCCGGCGGCCTGCACCAGGCCGGCCTGGCGCGTGGCGAGCACCTGGTGGTGATCGGCACCAACCGGCCGCGGCTCTACGCCACCATGCTGGCGGCGCAGTCGCTGGGCGCCATTCCGGTGCCGCTGTACCAGGACGCGGTGGCGGCCGAATGCGTGTTCCCGCTGGTCAATGCCGAGGTACGCTTTTGCGTGGTCGAAGACCAAGAGCAGCTCGACAAGCTGCTGGAGATTCGCACCGAATGCCCGCAGCTGCAGCGCATCTGGTACGACGACCCGCGCGGCCTGCGCCACTACGCCGAGCCCGGCGTGGCGTCGGTCGATGCGCTGGTGGAAGCGGGCCAGGCCTTTGTCGCCAGCCAGCGCGGCTGGTTCCAGGCACAGGTGGCGCAAACCCAGGCCGGCGATGTGGCGGCGATGTTCTTCACCTCTGGCACCACCGGCAAGCCCAAGGGCGTGGTGCACACCCATGCCAGCCTGCTCGACCGCGCCACGGCCGGTGCCGAGTTTGACCACCTCACCGAGCGCGAAGAAGTGCTGGCCTACCTGCCGCCCGCGTGGATCGGGCAGAACATCTTCAGCTACGCGCAATGGCTGTCTTGCGGCTATGTCGTCAACTGCCCGGAAGACGCCAGCACGGTGATGATCGACCTGAAAGAGATCGGCCCCACCTACTACTTTGCGCCGCCGCGCGTGTTCGAAGGCCTGCTCACCAGCGTGATGATCCGCATGGAAGACGCGGGCGCCATCAAGCGCCGCATGTTCCACCACTTCATGGCGCTGGCACGCCGCGTGGGCCCGGCGCTGCGCGACGGCCACGCGGTGGGCGCACTGGATCGCCTGCACTACCGCCTGGGCGACTGGATGGTGTACGGCCCGCTGCGCAACACGCTGGGCTTCTCGCGCGTGCGGGTGGCCTACACCGCGGGCGAGGCGATCGGGCCGGACCTGTTCAGCTTCTACCGCTCCATCGGCATCAACCTGAAGCAGCTCTACGGCTCGACCGAGACCGCCGTTTTCGTCTGCCTGCAGCCCGACGACCAGGCGCGCGCCGACACCGTGGGCGTACCGATCCGCGGCGTGGAGATCAAGGTGGCCGACAACGGCGAGATCCTGGTCAAGTCCGCCGGCCTGCTGCAGGGCTACTACAAGAACCCGCAGGCCACGGCCGAGGTGCTGACCGCCGATGGCTGGTACCGCACCAGCGACGCCGGCTTCCTGGATGCCAGCGGCCACCTGAAGATCATCGACCGCGTGAAAGACGTCGGCCGCATCGCCGGTGGTGCTTTCGACGGCGCCATGTTTGCACCCAAGTACGTAGAGAACAAGCTCAAGTTCTTCCCCTACATCAAAGAGGTCGTGGCCTATGGCGACGGCCGCGACCGGGTCTGCGTGATGCTCAACATCGACTTCGACGCCGTCGGCAACTGGGCCGAGCGCCGCAACCTGCCCTACGCCGGCTACACCGACCTGGCCGGCAAACCCGAGGTCTATGCGCTGATGCAAGACTGCGTGGAAAAGGTCAACGCCGACCTCGCCGCCGACACCTTGCTGGCCGGCAGCCAGGTCTGCCGCTTCCTGGTGCTGCACAAGGAACTGGACGCCGACGACGGTGAGCTCACCCGTACCAACAAGGTGCGTCGCGGCTTTATCGCCGAGAAGTACGCGCCGCTGGTCGATGCCCTCTACGCCGGCCGCACCGAGCAGTTCATAGAGACGCAGGTGAAGTTCGAAGACGGCCGCACGGGCAGCGTCAGCGCCACCTTGCGCATGGGGGATGCGAAGACATTTCCCGCGCTGAAGGATGCAGCATGA
- a CDS encoding branched-chain amino acid ABC transporter permease, with the protein MFYRENGQFKGNYSADLALFPIAQDRWAMLAFVAIAFIAVPAFASDYSFRAVLIPFLILSLAALGLNILVGYCGQISLGTGAFMAVGAYAAYNLQVRIPGMPLLLSLLGGGLCATVFGVLFGIPSLRIRGLYLAVATLAAQFFVDWFTNRMKWVTNDSSSGSVSIGKLEMFGYQFDTPVQKYLLCLTIVTVFGLLAKNLVRGAVGREWMAMRDMDVAASVIGIRPVYAKLSAFAVSSFIVGVAGALWGFVHLGAWEPAAFGIDKSFQLLFMIIIGGLGSIAGSFFGAAFIVLLPLLLNYVPHWLGLNLSTATASQLEHMIFGALIVFFLIVEPHGLARLWSTARQKLRLWPFPH; encoded by the coding sequence ATGTTCTACAGAGAAAACGGCCAGTTCAAGGGCAATTACAGCGCCGACCTCGCGCTGTTCCCCATCGCACAAGACCGCTGGGCCATGCTGGCCTTTGTGGCGATTGCCTTCATCGCGGTGCCGGCCTTTGCCAGCGACTACAGCTTTCGCGCGGTGCTGATCCCCTTCCTGATCCTGTCGCTGGCGGCGCTGGGGCTCAACATTTTGGTGGGCTACTGCGGGCAGATATCGCTGGGCACCGGCGCCTTCATGGCGGTGGGCGCCTATGCGGCCTACAACCTGCAGGTGCGCATCCCCGGCATGCCGCTGCTGCTGTCGCTGCTGGGCGGCGGGCTGTGCGCCACGGTGTTTGGCGTGCTGTTTGGCATTCCCAGCCTGCGCATCCGCGGGCTGTACCTGGCGGTGGCCACGCTGGCGGCGCAGTTCTTCGTGGACTGGTTCACCAACCGCATGAAGTGGGTCACCAATGACTCGTCCTCGGGCTCGGTCAGCATCGGCAAGCTGGAGATGTTTGGCTACCAGTTCGACACGCCGGTGCAGAAGTACCTGCTGTGCCTGACCATCGTCACGGTGTTCGGCCTGCTGGCCAAGAACCTGGTGCGCGGCGCCGTCGGCCGCGAATGGATGGCCATGCGCGACATGGACGTGGCCGCCAGCGTGATCGGCATCCGGCCGGTGTACGCCAAGCTCTCGGCCTTTGCGGTGAGCAGCTTCATCGTTGGCGTGGCCGGCGCGCTGTGGGGCTTTGTGCACCTGGGCGCCTGGGAGCCGGCAGCGTTTGGCATCGACAAGTCCTTCCAGCTGCTGTTCATGATCATCATCGGCGGCCTGGGCTCTATCGCGGGCAGCTTCTTTGGCGCGGCCTTCATCGTGCTGCTGCCGCTGCTGCTGAACTACGTGCCGCACTGGCTGGGCCTGAACCTGTCGACGGCCACCGCCTCGCAGCTGGAGCACATGATCTTCGGCGCGCTGATCGTCTTCTTCCTGATCGTCGAGCCGCATGGGCTGGCTCGCTTGTGGTCCACGGCAAGACAAAAACTGCGCCTCTGGCCCTTCCCCCATTAG
- a CDS encoding ABC transporter ATP-binding protein: MPPEARTDEQSQAPAAARQTGDVILDVKNISLAFGGVKALTDISFDVREHEVRAIIGPNGAGKSSMLNCINGVYQPQQGAITFRGKTFKHMDSRQVAEMGVARTFQNLALFKGMSVLDNIMTGRNLRMKSNLLLQALRIGPALKEEIRHREFVERIIDFLEIQAHRKSPVGQLPYGLQKRVDLGRALAMEPQVLLLDEPMAGMNVEEKQDMCRFILDVNDEFGTTIVLIEHDMGVVMDISDRVVVLDYGKKIGDGTPAEVRANPEVIRAYLGGER; the protein is encoded by the coding sequence ATGCCGCCCGAAGCCCGCACGGACGAGCAGAGCCAAGCCCCCGCCGCCGCGCGCCAGACCGGCGACGTGATCCTGGACGTGAAGAACATCTCGCTTGCCTTTGGCGGCGTGAAGGCGCTGACCGACATCAGCTTTGACGTGCGCGAGCACGAGGTGCGCGCCATCATCGGCCCCAACGGCGCGGGCAAGAGCTCCATGCTCAACTGCATCAACGGCGTGTACCAGCCGCAGCAGGGCGCCATCACCTTCCGCGGCAAGACCTTCAAGCACATGGACAGCCGCCAGGTGGCCGAGATGGGCGTGGCCCGCACCTTCCAGAACCTGGCGCTGTTCAAGGGCATGAGCGTGCTCGACAACATCATGACCGGGCGCAACCTGCGCATGAAAAGCAACCTGCTGCTGCAGGCCTTGCGCATAGGCCCGGCACTGAAGGAAGAGATCCGCCACCGCGAGTTTGTAGAACGCATCATCGACTTCCTGGAGATCCAGGCACACCGCAAATCCCCCGTGGGCCAGTTGCCCTACGGCCTGCAAAAGCGCGTGGACCTGGGCCGCGCCCTGGCCATGGAGCCGCAGGTGCTGCTGCTGGACGAACCCATGGCCGGCATGAACGTGGAAGAGAAGCAGGACATGTGCCGCTTCATCCTCGACGTGAACGACGAGTTCGGTACCACCATCGTGCTGATCGAGCACGACATGGGGGTGGTGATGGATATCTCCGACCGCGTGGTGGTGCTGGATTACGGGAAGAAGATTGGGGATGGGACGCCGGCGGAGGTTAGGGCGAATCCTGAGGTTATTCGTGCTTATCTTGGGGGTGAGCGGTGA
- a CDS encoding AMP-binding protein — protein sequence MTEHYDALETRDPQAREAALFAALPAQIAHAQAHAPALGHILRGIEPAAVHNRAALALLPVTRKHELLELQQVARSAGGDAFGGFAAVSYGALMPRVFASPGTLYEPEAPRADHWRMARAFFAAGFRAGDLLHNSFSYHFVPAGAMMESGAQALGCTVFPGGTGQTEQQLQALAELRANGYVGTPSFLRILLEKAAERGAALPHLRRALVSGEAFPPSLRDWVRARGVEAYQCYASADLGLIAYETAAREGLVLDEGVIVEIVKPGTGEPVAEGEVGELVVTSFNPAYPLVRFGTGDLSAVLPGQCPTGRSNTRIRGWMGRADQTTKVRGMFVHPAQVAEIGRRFPDLGRLRLVVSGEMADDRLVLRAECATPGPQPQLAQHLGDAIREVTKLRGEVELHLPGSLPNDGKVIEDARSYK from the coding sequence ATGACCGAACACTACGACGCGCTGGAAACACGCGACCCGCAGGCGCGCGAGGCCGCCCTGTTCGCCGCGCTGCCGGCACAGATCGCGCATGCGCAGGCGCATGCGCCGGCGCTGGGCCACATCCTGCGCGGCATAGAACCAGCGGCCGTGCACAACCGCGCCGCGCTGGCGCTGCTGCCAGTCACCCGCAAGCACGAGCTGCTGGAGCTGCAGCAGGTCGCGCGCAGCGCAGGCGGCGATGCCTTTGGCGGCTTTGCGGCCGTGAGCTATGGCGCGCTGATGCCGCGCGTCTTTGCCAGCCCCGGCACGCTGTACGAACCCGAGGCCCCACGCGCCGACCACTGGCGCATGGCGCGCGCCTTTTTTGCTGCGGGCTTTCGCGCGGGCGACCTGCTGCACAACAGCTTCAGCTACCACTTCGTGCCGGCCGGCGCCATGATGGAAAGCGGCGCGCAGGCGCTGGGCTGCACCGTGTTCCCCGGCGGCACCGGCCAGACCGAACAGCAGTTGCAGGCACTGGCCGAGCTGCGCGCCAACGGCTATGTCGGCACGCCGAGCTTTCTGCGCATCCTGCTGGAGAAGGCCGCCGAGCGCGGCGCCGCCCTGCCCCATTTGCGCCGCGCGCTGGTATCGGGCGAAGCCTTTCCGCCATCCTTGCGCGACTGGGTGCGCGCACGCGGCGTGGAGGCCTACCAGTGCTATGCCTCTGCCGACCTGGGCCTGATCGCCTACGAGACCGCCGCGCGCGAAGGCTTGGTATTGGACGAAGGCGTGATTGTCGAGATCGTCAAACCCGGCACCGGCGAGCCCGTGGCCGAGGGCGAAGTCGGCGAGCTGGTGGTGACCAGCTTCAACCCGGCCTATCCGCTGGTGCGCTTTGGCACCGGCGACCTGTCAGCCGTGCTGCCGGGCCAGTGCCCCACCGGCCGCAGCAACACCCGCATCCGCGGCTGGATGGGCCGCGCCGACCAGACCACCAAGGTGCGCGGCATGTTCGTGCACCCGGCGCAGGTGGCCGAGATCGGCCGCCGCTTCCCTGATCTGGGGCGGCTGCGGCTGGTGGTGTCGGGTGAGATGGCGGACGACCGCCTGGTGCTGCGGGCCGAATGCGCCACGCCGGGCCCGCAGCCCCAGTTGGCCCAGCACCTGGGCGACGCCATCCGTGAAGTGACCAAGCTGCGCGGCGAGGTGGAGCTGCATCTGCCGGGCAGCCTGCCCAATGATGGCAAGGTCATTGAGGACGCGCGCAGCTATAAATGA
- a CDS encoding branched-chain amino acid ABC transporter permease, which yields MGFFLETVFGGLMAGMLYALVALGFVLIFKASGVFNFAQGAMVLFAALAMARFSEWIPQWLGFDNRLLTNLLAFAAAVLCMVIVAWLVERLALRRLVNQEGITLLMATLGISYFLDGAGQLLFGSATYKIDVGMPKDPMIVLENTFPGGLLLSQEDLVSALIAALLVATLSLFFQKTRTGRALRAVADDHQAAQSIGIPLARIWVIVWSVGGIVALVAGVIWGSKLGVQFSISLVALKAFPVVILGGLTSVPGAILGGLIIGVGEKLSEIYLGPFVGGGIENWFAYVLALAFLLVRPQGLFGDKIIDRV from the coding sequence ATGGGATTCTTCCTAGAAACCGTCTTCGGCGGCCTCATGGCCGGCATGCTCTACGCCCTGGTCGCGCTCGGCTTCGTGCTGATCTTCAAGGCCTCGGGCGTCTTCAACTTTGCCCAGGGCGCGATGGTGCTGTTCGCCGCGCTGGCCATGGCGCGCTTCTCTGAGTGGATTCCGCAGTGGCTGGGCTTTGACAACCGCCTGCTGACCAACCTGCTGGCCTTTGCGGCGGCGGTGCTGTGCATGGTCATCGTGGCCTGGCTGGTGGAGCGGCTGGCGCTGCGCCGGCTGGTGAACCAGGAGGGCATCACGCTGCTGATGGCCACGCTGGGCATCAGCTACTTCCTCGATGGCGCGGGGCAACTGCTGTTTGGCAGCGCCACCTACAAGATCGACGTGGGCATGCCCAAGGATCCGATGATCGTGCTGGAGAACACCTTCCCCGGCGGCCTGCTGCTGAGCCAGGAAGACCTGGTGTCGGCCCTGATCGCGGCACTGCTGGTGGCCACGCTCTCGCTGTTCTTCCAGAAGACCCGCACCGGCCGCGCCCTGCGCGCAGTGGCCGACGACCACCAGGCGGCGCAGTCCATCGGTATCCCGCTGGCGCGCATCTGGGTCATCGTCTGGTCGGTCGGCGGCATCGTGGCGCTGGTGGCCGGCGTGATCTGGGGCAGCAAGCTGGGCGTGCAGTTCTCGATCTCGCTGGTGGCCCTCAAGGCCTTCCCTGTCGTGATCCTGGGCGGCCTCACCTCGGTGCCCGGCGCCATCCTGGGCGGGCTGATCATCGGCGTGGGCGAGAAGCTGTCCGAGATCTACCTGGGGCCGTTTGTGGGGGGCGGCATCGAGAACTGGTTTGCCTATGTGCTTGCGCTTGCCTTCCTGTTGGTACGGCCGCAAGGTTTGTTTGGCGACAAGATCATCGACCGCGTATGA
- a CDS encoding tripartite tricarboxylate transporter substrate binding protein: MHFPRRQALRTLLSATTLAASALCAGGALAQAAWPNKPVRIIVPFAPGGTTDIMARAVAPELSKAFGQSFIVDNRPGAGGNIGAEAVAKAAPDGYTLLMGTVGTHGINRALYSKLPYDPIKDFAPITLVAAVPNVMEMNAEKAKAMGIHNVQDFIRVAKERPGKLNMASSGNGTSIHLAGELFKTMTGIYMVHFPYRGSGPALMDMIGGNMDVMFDNLPSSMQQIKAGKLVALAVTSAQRSPALPNVPTVEEAGGPALKGFEASSWFGLLAPAGTSPEVINHIQQEVAKALKTPAIKEKLEAQGAIPSGNTPQEFATLIDSEHRKWAKVVKASGATVD; encoded by the coding sequence ATGCACTTCCCCCGCAGACAAGCCCTGCGCACCCTCCTGTCGGCGACCACGCTGGCCGCCAGCGCACTGTGCGCTGGCGGCGCCCTGGCGCAGGCCGCCTGGCCGAACAAGCCGGTGCGCATCATCGTGCCCTTTGCGCCGGGCGGCACCACCGACATCATGGCGCGCGCCGTGGCGCCCGAGCTGTCCAAGGCCTTCGGCCAGTCCTTCATCGTCGACAACCGCCCGGGCGCCGGCGGCAACATCGGCGCCGAGGCCGTGGCCAAGGCGGCGCCCGACGGCTACACCCTGCTGATGGGCACCGTCGGCACGCACGGCATCAACCGCGCGCTCTACAGCAAGCTGCCCTACGACCCGATCAAGGACTTCGCCCCGATCACGCTGGTGGCCGCCGTGCCCAACGTGATGGAGATGAACGCCGAGAAGGCCAAGGCCATGGGCATCCACAACGTGCAGGACTTCATCCGCGTGGCCAAGGAGCGGCCGGGCAAGCTCAACATGGCCTCCAGCGGCAACGGCACCTCGATCCACCTGGCGGGCGAGCTGTTCAAGACCATGACCGGCATCTACATGGTGCACTTCCCGTACCGCGGCTCGGGCCCGGCGCTGATGGACATGATCGGCGGCAACATGGACGTGATGTTCGACAACCTGCCGTCCTCCATGCAGCAGATCAAGGCCGGCAAGCTGGTGGCGCTGGCCGTGACCAGCGCGCAGCGCTCGCCCGCGCTGCCCAACGTGCCCACGGTGGAAGAGGCCGGCGGCCCGGCGCTCAAGGGTTTCGAGGCCAGCTCGTGGTTTGGCCTGCTGGCGCCGGCCGGCACCTCGCCAGAGGTCATCAACCACATCCAACAGGAAGTGGCCAAGGCGCTGAAGACGCCGGCCATCAAGGAAAAGCTGGAAGCCCAGGGCGCCATCCCCAGCGGCAACACGCCGCAGGAATTTGCCACGCTGATCGACAGCGAGCACCGCAAGTGGGCCAAGGTGGTGAAGGCCTCGGGCGCTACGGTTGATTGA
- a CDS encoding DUF1840 domain-containing protein, with the protein MFKFKSQATAEVILLEASAQQVLKIIGKEILPRGIVTVDQIPGAISALEAAVRHDEEQPQQLADENADGAGHHAHGQNSVTLRQRVAPFIDMLRRSAAEHKDVVWGV; encoded by the coding sequence ATGTTCAAATTCAAATCCCAAGCAACTGCAGAAGTAATCCTGCTCGAAGCCAGCGCCCAGCAAGTGCTGAAAATCATCGGCAAAGAAATCCTGCCGCGCGGCATCGTCACCGTCGATCAAATCCCCGGAGCGATCTCGGCGCTGGAAGCCGCCGTGCGCCACGACGAAGAGCAGCCACAGCAGCTGGCCGACGAAAACGCCGACGGCGCCGGCCACCATGCGCACGGCCAGAACAGCGTCACGCTGCGACAGCGGGTAGCACCTTTCATCGACATGCTGCGGCGCAGCGCGGCCGAGCACAAGGACGTGGTCTGGGGCGTGTGA
- a CDS encoding ABC transporter ATP-binding protein, translated as MNLPQPPAAAQPPLLDVNGIEVIYHHVILVLKGVSLAVPEGAIVALLGGNGAGKTTTLRAISNLLAGERGEVTKGSIRLRDERIEKLTPAALVERGVVQVMEGRHCFAHLSIEENLLTGAYTRSDKGEIAANLEKVYAYFPRLKTRRSSQAAYTSGGEQQMCAIGRALMANPRMVLLDEPSMGLAPQIVEEVFGIVKDLNDKEKVTFLLAEQNTAMALRYADYGYILESGRVVMDGSAATLAGNEDVKEFYLGMGGAQRKSFRDVKSYKRRKRWLA; from the coding sequence ATGAACCTGCCGCAACCGCCCGCCGCCGCGCAGCCCCCGCTGCTCGATGTGAACGGCATCGAGGTCATCTACCACCATGTGATCCTGGTGCTCAAGGGCGTCTCGCTCGCCGTGCCCGAGGGCGCCATCGTGGCGCTGCTCGGCGGCAACGGCGCGGGCAAGACGACCACGCTGCGCGCCATCTCCAACCTGCTGGCGGGCGAGCGCGGCGAGGTCACCAAGGGCAGCATCCGGCTGCGCGACGAGCGCATCGAGAAGCTCACACCCGCCGCGCTGGTAGAGCGTGGCGTGGTGCAGGTGATGGAAGGCCGGCACTGCTTTGCCCACCTCAGCATCGAGGAAAACCTGCTGACCGGCGCCTACACGCGCAGCGACAAGGGCGAGATCGCCGCCAACCTGGAGAAGGTCTACGCCTACTTCCCGCGGCTGAAGACGCGCCGCAGCAGCCAGGCCGCCTACACCTCGGGCGGCGAGCAGCAGATGTGCGCCATCGGCCGCGCGCTGATGGCCAACCCGCGCATGGTGCTGCTGGACGAGCCCTCCATGGGCCTGGCGCCGCAGATCGTCGAGGAAGTCTTTGGCATCGTGAAAGACCTGAACGATAAGGAGAAGGTCACCTTCCTGCTGGCTGAGCAGAACACCGCCATGGCCCTGCGCTATGCCGACTACGGCTACATCCTGGAGAGCGGCCGCGTGGTGATGGACGGCAGCGCTGCAACGCTTGCCGGCAACGAGGACGTGAAGGAGTTCTACCTGGGCATGGGCGGCGCCCAGCGCAAGAGCTTTCGCGACGTCAAGAGCTACAAGCGTAGAAAACGGTGGCTGGCCTGA
- a CDS encoding tripartite tricarboxylate transporter substrate-binding protein — MQKLLSLSVLAAAALGAFGVHAQDYPAGKSVTIVVPFAAGGPTDRVARDLAEALRKPLGGVTVIIDNAAGAGSSIGAAKVARAAPDGYTLLLNHIAMSTMPGLYRKLPFKIESDFEYLGIINDVPMTLIAKPSLPANTYAELNTWIGQNKGKINLGNAGVGSASHLCGLLYQSAVKTEMTPVPYKGTAPAIADLIGGQIDLLCDQTTNTTTQIDAKKVKAYAVTTPKRLTTPALKDLPTLSEVGLKDFQVTIWHGLYAPKGTPAPVLKKINEALKVALKDPEFLKKEEGLGAVVATDGRIEPEGHKAFVLAEIAKWTPIIKEAGVYAD; from the coding sequence ATGCAAAAACTGCTCTCCCTCTCCGTGCTGGCAGCAGCTGCGCTGGGCGCATTTGGTGTGCATGCCCAGGACTACCCCGCTGGGAAGTCCGTGACCATCGTCGTCCCCTTCGCCGCTGGCGGCCCGACCGATCGCGTCGCACGCGACCTGGCAGAAGCCCTGCGCAAGCCCCTGGGCGGCGTGACCGTGATCATCGACAACGCTGCCGGCGCCGGCAGCTCGATCGGTGCGGCCAAGGTGGCACGCGCCGCACCTGATGGCTACACGCTGCTGCTCAACCACATCGCCATGTCGACGATGCCCGGCCTCTACCGCAAGCTGCCGTTCAAGATCGAGAGCGACTTCGAGTACCTGGGCATCATCAACGACGTGCCCATGACCCTGATCGCCAAGCCCAGCCTGCCGGCCAACACCTATGCCGAGCTGAACACCTGGATCGGCCAGAACAAGGGCAAGATCAACCTCGGCAACGCCGGCGTGGGCTCGGCCTCGCACCTGTGCGGCCTGCTCTACCAGAGCGCGGTCAAGACCGAAATGACGCCGGTCCCCTACAAGGGCACGGCCCCGGCCATCGCCGACCTGATCGGCGGCCAGATCGACCTGCTCTGCGACCAGACCACCAACACCACGACGCAGATCGACGCCAAGAAGGTCAAGGCCTATGCCGTGACCACGCCCAAGCGCCTGACCACGCCGGCGCTGAAGGATCTGCCCACGCTGAGCGAAGTCGGCCTGAAGGACTTCCAGGTCACCATCTGGCACGGCCTGTACGCGCCCAAGGGCACGCCGGCACCGGTGCTCAAGAAGATCAACGAGGCGCTCAAGGTCGCGCTCAAGGACCCTGAATTCCTGAAGAAGGAAGAAGGCCTGGGCGCCGTGGTGGCCACCGACGGCCGTATCGAGCCAGAAGGCCACAAGGCCTTCGTGCTGGCCGAGATCGCCAAGTGGACGCCCATCATCAAGGAAGCCGGCGTCTACGCCGACTGA